The window TCGAAGCTTTTGACTGTACGCATTAGTTCAACCTATGCGTACAGTCAAGACACTGAAGAAGATGGCCTTGCACGTGTTAATCCTGATACGCTCCGGCAGAATAGGTCAATTCATAGCTGTGGGAGTAGATCTCGATAAGGTTGCCGAACGGGTCTTCGCAGTACACCATGCGGTATGGTTTTTCGCCGGGATAGTATTCCCGTACAGGCATTCGCTGCTTGCCGCCATGCTCGACGATCTTTTTGGCGAGCCCTTCCACATCCGGGTCCTGCACGCAGAAGTGAAAGACGCTGGTCTTCCAGTATTCAAAATTGTTTTCCGGTTTTTCCGCGTTCTTGAACTCAAAAATCTCAACGCCTATTTTATCACCCGTGGAGAGGTGGGCAATCTTGAAACTTCCCCAGCCCTCGCCAAAGACATCGTTGCACATTACGCCGATGGCTGAATCGTCTGCGAAGATTTCAGTCGGTGGCATAATGACGTACCAGCCGAGTACTTTGGTATAGAATTCAACAGCTTTTTCAAGATTTGTAACTGAAAGACCGATATGAGAAAAGGTTCTTGGGTAAGTCATGTACGTGCTCCTTAATGGGTGTCATTGATTACTGGGCTATCCCAGAGTTACTGGTATAGTATAGGGAATAAATTGACAGGTACAAGAAGGCACTTATTGGTGTGATACGTACCCACAGGTTGGTTTTGTGAAGCTACAGTGTAGCGCGAGCGATAATTTTTTTTGGGATTGAAGATGATTGAAAGAAACGGAAAACACTACCATTGCCCTGTGGAGGTCGCCATGGACATGCTCAGCGGCAAATGGAAATGTCTCATGCTCTGGCATCTGCATGAAGGTGATAAGCGTTATAAGGAACTGGAGCGAATTGTGCCAGGTGTAAGCCAGAAGATGCTCAGCCAGCAATTAAAAGAGCTGGAGCGGGATGGTCTGCTCACCAGAACGGTGTATCCCGAGGTACCTCCAAGGGTGGAATACGCGCTGACTGATCTGGGTAAAAGCGCTTTTCCCATCCTTTCCATGATGCACCACTGGGCAGTTGAAAAGCTTAAGGTGACAGATGAGAACCATACCTCGGAAGTTACCAGCTGAAAGACATACTCACCTGCCTGAAACCGGCCAATTGAATGATGAACGGGGAAGAATGAAGTTGTTTGATGAGACCCGGATCAATGGTGTCTCATTCATCGCTGAGTATCAGGAGCTGACCAGACGCGTTCATAACATGGAAGCAAGATCGCTATGCAGAGCTTTTTCGTTGATTTGCCTGATTATCTTGTACTTCTATGTTTGACGCGTGAGCGTGCTTTTGATGATCCTGATAAAATCAACAATCGATTCGTTACGTATGGTGTTGGCTTTCGCCATGTAATATGAGTAATCGATTGTGCCATGCTTATCACGTCGAACAGGTCTGGAGTCACTTTTGCCTGTACTTTCCAGGCGACCACCCTGGTATTGGATTGCCTCCATATTTTCAGCACAGGGCTCCTCAAATTTCTCAGTCCACGATCGAGTAATAATTCTTATATTTTCCATGACTAAACTCTGTTCACCAGCAGGTTGAATGTAGATATTTGTAAGTGAACATCATCGTACTCAGGGTTGTGGAAAAATACATTGCTAAGAATTGTTTGTTTTGTAATTATCTGGCAACAATTAAGACAAAAATTCTAATATGGCGCAATTATGGATAACTACGATCTGAAAATACTTGATTGTTTGCAAACTGACGCGAGGATTTCGAATGTGGCTCTGTCCGAGGCGATACATCTATCACCTGCACCATGCCTGAGAAGGGTTCGTGAACTTGAGAATCAGGGAGTCATCAGCGGCTACACGGCGCTGCTCGATCAGGAGAAGATGGGATGGGGGGTAACTGTGTTTATCGAGATTCGGCTCGACAAGCAGGTGTTGAGTTATATTGAGGTATTTGAAAAAAAGATTGCCCAGTATCCTGAGATAATGGAGTGCTATCTGATGACAGGTTCATCAGATTACCTGTTGAGAGTAGTAGCCCGGGACTTGCCATCACTGCAGACGTTTATCACCGAAAAACTCGCCACGATACCGAACGTTGCCAATATGCGTTCCAGCATTGCTCTCAAGCAGGTGAGATATAAAACGGCTTTGCCACTTGAATGAGGCTGTAACGATTATGGATAGTCTGCGGAAATGGTTTGCCGCGTTAAGTTTGCTCTACCCCGTTCGTGTTGTTGAAGTGAGCTGATAAGGTTTCTCTTCGGCAGAGTTCTGAAAAATTTTAATTATCTGCTTGCAAAATGTATAATTTATAAATTATACAAAGTAGAGTCATGTAGATCTGAATGTGGACGCAGACGAACATATTATGCCAGCATAGCTGAAGAAAAAGGAAAAGATTCATATATGGAATTCAAGAGCTTGAACGATGCGGCCTATTCGGAAATCCGAGCAAAAATATTGCAGGGGGAATATGAACTCGGCAGCCGGATACGCGAAGATGTCCTGGCCGAACAGATCTCGATAAGTCGCACTCCGGTCAGGGAAGCAATAAACCGCCTTGTTGCAGACGGGATAATCATCAAAAAGCCACAGCGAGGTCTGTATCTTATCGATCCGGACCCTGAGCAGATTGAAGAACATATTGAGATCAGACTGTCTCTGGAGAAACTCGCTGTTAAAAAATGTATCGAACTGCTGACAGATGAGAACCTCGCAGCGATAAATGACTCACTACGAGCGTTTGAAAAAGAGCTTGAGCGAAAAGATTACACTGCGTGTAACGAGCTTGATGGCGAGTTTCATATGCTGATAGCACGATTGTCTGGAAATAGTCGTCTGGTAAACTTACTCGATGAATTTTCGGCCTTCTTCCAGTTGATCAGGAAAGAGGAGAAGAAGCATAATCCGGAAGAGAAGAACAGCATCACCCTCTCTGAACACCGGCAAATTGCTGAGGCTATCAACAACAGAAATGTCACTGCGGCCCAAAAGGCAATCGAAGGCAACATTCAAACGATGCGCCACACTTTGCTTAAAAGCACCTAGTGGTTTGGTGAAAAATTGAGGGGAATTCTTCCAAAAGGGCAATCGTGGATAAGCTCTAGATATTCCCCTGAATAACAATAAATCACTACTGATTGATTGTGCTATGCAACGCGCAGCCACTGATAGTTGTCGATATGAATAATTTATAAATTATAAAATGTTAAAAATGTGACGCCTTTTCAGACCGGAGAAGAGCGCGACAGGAGGTGAGTGAACTTGTTCATGCTGATTGCCACATTCCCTGAATCTGCTGAAAAGTACATAAAGGGATGGGATAAAAGGCCAGATTTTCGTATCTGGTGCAGGTGTAGATCGACAATGTAATTGAATGTGTGAGGAGTGTTATGCCGAGATTTAATGCGAATTTGTCAATGATGTTTCAGGAGGTTGAATTTCCGGATCGTTTCGAAGCAGCCGCCAAAGCTGGCTTCAAAGGTGTGGAATATCTTTTCCCCTACGATTTTGAAGCGGAGCAACTGGTCGAGTTGCTGCAAAAAAATAATCTTGAACAGGTGTTGCACAATCTGCCTGCAGGAGACTGGGCAAAAGGTGAGCGTGGCATAGCCATATTCCCTGATCGAATAGGTGAGTTCCAGGACGGTGTCGGTACAGCCATTGAATATGCCAAAGCTTTGGGAAATAAGAACGTCAACATGCTGGTTGGAATAGCACCGGATGATGTCAGCAACGATGTTTTGACGAGCACGCTGATCGAAAACGCCACTTTCGCGGCAGGGGAACTGGCAAAAAATGATATCGGCCTCTTTTTAGAGCCGGTCAATAGCAGGGATATTCCGGGCTTCTTCCTCTGTAGAACACAGCAGTGTCTTGATGTGATAGCAGCCACCGGATCAAACAACATCAAACTGCAATACGATATCTACCATATGCAGGTCATGGAGGGGAATCTCGCACCCACTCTGGAGAAGAATCTGGGCAGCATAGGGCATATCCAGCTGGCTGATAATCCCGGCCGTCACGAACCGGGCACCGGTGAGATCAATTATCCATTTCTCTTCGATTTTATCGACCAAATCGGCTACCAGGGCTGGATCGGTTGCGAATACATTCCGGCCACTACAACAGTAGAAGGGTTGGGCTGGCTAGACCCATACCTGTAATGCGGGCTAGCCCCAGGACTCAGATCCGCAGTTTGTAAGAATCAACACTTGTAAGAATTCAATGGAGAAAAAATGCGCAAGATCGGATTTGTCGGACTAGGAATAATGGGCGCCCCAATGGCTGCAAATATTCTGGCTGGTGGTTGCCAATTGTATGGATGCAGCCGAAGTGGTGTTCCCCAGGGGTTGATAGATAAGGGAGCAGTTGCCTGCGCAACCGCAAAGGAAGTGGCAGAACAGGCAGATGCTGTCATAACAATGGTTCCGGATACTCCCCATGTGGCAGAGGTCTTGTTTGGTGAAAATGGAGTCGCCGAAGGATTGAGCCCGGGCAAAGCAGTTATTGATATGAGTTCCATATCACCGATCGAAACCAAAATGTTCGCCAAACAGATCAATGCGCTTGGCTGCGAATATCTCGATGCACCAGTATCAGGCGGAGAGGTCGGCGCCAAAGCAGCGACATTGACAATCATGGTCGGCGGGTCTGAGGGAGCCTTTGAAGCAGCAAAGCCGATCTTTGAACTTATGGGTAAAAATATTACCCACGTTGGCGCAAATGGTGATGGTCAAACCTGCAAAGTCGCCAACCAGATCATTGTTGCCCTGAACATCGAGGCGGTGGCAGAGGCCCTGCTGTTCGCTTCCAAAGCTGGGGCAGACCCTGCCCGCGTGCGCGAAGCGTTGATGGGTGGTTTTGCATCTTCAAAAATTCTGGAGGTGCATGGCGAACGCATGATCAACCGCACCTTTGAGCCGGGTTTTCGTATTGAGCTGCATCAGAAAGACCTGAACCTGGCGCTTTCCAATGCCCGGGCCATGAAGCTGAGCCTGCCAAACACTGCAACGGCGCAGGAACTGTTCAACGCATGTACAGCAAACGGAGGAGAGGGTTGGGATCACTCCGCTATGGTACGTGCTCTTGAACTTATGGCATCCCATGAGGTTGCCTGACAAATAGCCCTGCCTGTTGTCCTGAAGAAGGAGAATGGTGCGACCCCCCATTACCCTGTTTGGGGATGGGGAGGTTGTTGGCATCATGCGGTATCATTAAAATAAAGAAAGAGGCCTGCTGAGACGTTAACAGAATACGAAAATATTTAGTTTGGCCGAGCCGGTAACGTGTCATATCAATCCTGAATCTTTACTGTTCCCGCAATTTCAAATATGTTTATAGTAATATCGATTGTGAGCTGATCGCAGGATTACATATGAGGATTGCATTGAGTCTCCTGGAAAACTGTATTTTCCAGGTTAATGTTGAATCTTAACGAGTTTCAGCGCCATGCCTGACAGAGCTCTCCGAAAGCTGGTTAACAGCATCTCTTTCCGTATCGCTTTACCATCGTTCTTCACCATTCTGCTCTTCATCATAGCCATATTCTTTATTATTCTTCCCGAGCTGGAAAAAAGTTTCATTAGCAGGAAGCAAGAGACAATCAGGGAACTGACGGAAACGGTCTGGAGTCTGCTGGAGTCATATTCTGAACGTGAACAGTCGGGCGAGCTGACGAGGGAAGACGCGCAGAACAGAGCCATTTCACGTATCAGAAAATTACGATATGGCATTGATAAGAAGGACTACTTCTGGATTAATGACACGTATCCCAGGATGGTTATGCATCCGTACAGGCCGGATTTGGAGGGAAAAGACATTTCCGATTTCGAAGACCCGAACGGCGTATTCCCTTTCAGAAAATTTGTCGATCTTGTTAATAAAAAAGGCTCGGGATACATAGACTATCTGTGGCAGTGGAAAGATGATCCGCTCAAGATATCCCCTAAGTCATCCTATGTCATGGGGTTCAAGCCGTGGGGATGGATTATCGGCACCGGCATGTATTTAGATGATGTCCACGCGGAAATGGCCGCCATACGCATCAAACTCAAGGTCATATCTGCAGGCATCCTGTTCATTGTCTCATTATTGGCCGCCTATTCGATTCGCCAGACGATGCTGGCAGACCGGGAGAGGGAAAATATTGCAATAGAGCGGGAACAGCTGCTCGAATCATTGGCGCAGAGTACTGAAAGATTTCGAAACCTGCTGGAGACGACCAGCGACTGGATCTGGGAAACCGACAGAAGTGGCAGGTATATTTATTCAAGCCCGCGAGTAAAGGATGTGCTCGGTTACGCACCCGAAGAAACTATCAACAAAGACCTGATGGATCTTGCATCTCCCCGTTCATCCGAGGCGTTGTCGCCCCAATATGAAGAGTTGTTGAGGGCTAAAAAGCCGTTCAGCGGCTTTGAGTGCACTTGTCTTGGCAAAGACGGGCAGGTAGTGGTGTTGGAAAACAATGCAGTGCCTGTTGTAAACGAAGAGCAGGTTCTGCTAGGTTTTCGGGGGATTGCCAGAGATATAACGGATCGGAAAGTTGCCATGGAAGCATTGAAGAAAAGCCGTGACGACCTGCGTGCCAGCCTTGAGGAAACCGTAGCGTCTCTTGCGTCAACAGCGGAAAAAAGAGATCCTTATACCGCAGGCCACCAGCTGCGGGTAGACCGTTTAGCATGTGCTATTGCCAAACAACTTGATCTTTCTGAAGATGAGATTGAAGGGCTCCACATCGCCGCTTTGCTGCATGATATCGGCAAAATTACCCTGCCTTCCGAATATCTGGCTAAACCAACAGAACTTAGCAAGAAAGAACGGGCGATTATCGAGTGCCACCCAGAGGTGGGGTATGAAATACTGAAACCGATTCATTTTCCATGGCCTATAGCGGATATTGTCTATCAGCATCATGAGCATCTGGACGGAACAGGCTACCCCCAAGGGTTGATGGATAAAGATATTTTGCTTGAAGCAAAAATTCTGGCTGTTGCCGATGTGGTGGAAGCAATGTCTTCCCATCGGCCGTATCGGCCATCACTGGGGATCACTAAGGCGTTAGATGAAATTAGGGATGGACGGGGCATTCGGTATCACGCGCCAAGCGTTGACGCCTGCCTGCACCTGATCCAGGAAAAGAAGATAGAGTTCTGCACAGAAGATTGGTGCCAGATATTTCTTTAAACCAGCAGCTTACCCATCAGCATGGGTGCCCTTGATAGTCAAAGAGAGAGGGGCAGGGTGGATCGAATTCGGCTGTTTCAATTGTCTGTCAGTTTTATTGATTCGCTCTAGATTTTACAGATTTTATTTAACCAATACAGGTTATTGAAACTTTTTTGATCATCTTATCGGAGGTCGATTCGCTCTTCAATAATCCCCATGTAGCTGCGAATATGTTCTTCGGCAATTCTCCTGCTTGTCTTTTTGTCGCGTTTTTTGAGTGCATCAAGGAGTAGGCGTTGGCTTTTGAATTGATCGAACATCTGTTCCTTGCTGAAAACAAGGTAATGCCAGAATCTGGCACCGACACTCTGGTAGTTACGGAGTAATTTTTCCAACTGTGGGTTCCCTGTGGAGGAATAAATCACATTGTGAAAATCAGATTCATGCTTCAGTAAGGCTTCACCGTCTACTCCATTTTCAATTTCCAGTGCTGCCACATTTTCAAGGATCCCGGTAAGCGCATGGAGTTCCTCTTCTGTAATCCTCTCTGCTGCCAGTTCCCCGGCGATTCCTTCGAGACCAATCCGTATTTCAGTTATTTGTTTGAGGAATTTGAAGTCCATCGGGGCAACCCAGGTTCCTGACCGTGGAATGCGCTTTATGAGACCCTCGTTCTGGAGTTCTAAAAAAACCTCGCGCAACGGTGTTCGCCCAATTCCATACCGTTCCATAATATCTTTATCTTTCAACAATTCGCCGGGGGCGAGTTGTTGAGTAATGATTCGATATTTAAGCCCTTCATATGTTCTTTGCTTGGTCGAGGTCATGTGTTCCCTGCTCTGTTGCTATTTCGATCTCAGCAGTCTCATCCGAAAACTGACTTCAGGAAAAGAAGGTAAGGCCATTGTAAATGGATGTGGTCCTGAGAATTCCTCATGGATTCCTCAATTAATCCGACAAGAATATAATCCAACGAATTAAAAATGAAAACCAACTCATTTTACTCACAGAATTGTGTTCAAATAAAATTCCTGAACCTAACTGTGTATCAATGCGAGGTGATATGTCATTAAGAATTGGCCCATTGATTTTTTATTACAACGGATTCGCGAATTTTTCCTGCAACCACTCCATTTCTTTCCCTTTTATTTCTAAGTGATTGTAACCCATAAGGGACAAAAATGTAATCAGTCAAATTGGCGAATTACAAATATGGAAGGTTTTTGTATCTTGACTGCTGGTATATCAGCTAGTATATCAGTAGTCAGGATACAAAGCCCATTGCCTTAAAACACCCATGAAATCAGCGTGGTTTTGCAGAGAAGAATATGTCTAGCAGAGAGAAGGAATTTCACAAAAACGGCGTAGTCACGATGGTTGGGCTTGATTTCGGCTCAACAACAAGTAGCGCGATGGTGGCTCATGCTCGTGTTGGCCGTAATTCAGTTACTGGCCGAATGGCTTTCGGTCATCCCGATATCATATACCGCTCTGAACCCGTGTTCACACCTTTTGAAAATGACAGGATCGATGAAATAGCACTGCGGGGCTATCTCGACCGCTGGTTGCAAGCAAGTGGTATAAGAATAGATGAACTGTTCTCAGGCGGGGCAATTATCACCGGTCTGGCCACCGAAAAAGCAAATGCAGGCCGGATCGCTGAACTGGTTAAAGAGCGAGTGGGAGAAGCTATAATCGCAACGGCTTCGGATCCTTGCCTGGAGTCCTGGCTCGCCTTTATGGGCAGCTGTTCAACTCTTTCCCGCTGTCACAGCGAGCGTGCCATAATCAATCTTGATATCGGAGGTGGCACTACCAATCCGGCTCTTGGTGTAAATGGGAATGTGCTGGCTGCTGGCTGCTACTTCATCGGAGCCCGTCACTTTCAGTTTGAGCCTGGAACATATCGCCTTACCTCGATCTCCGCTTATGGTCGCGTGCTCCTGGATCACCTTGGGATTTCCAGAATAGTTGGAGACGATCTGAAGATACCTGAGCGAGACGCGATTCTTGAGTTCTATCGGATAATGCTGGAGGCAATTGTCCGAGGCACGGATAAATTACTGGAAAGCCATGCCGCCCGATTACACACTCAGATCCCTCTGCCTACGAAAGAGTTGTCGAGAAAACCTGTAATTACTTTTTCCGGCGGAGTCGGTGAACTCATTTACAGGCATGCACTTGGCCAGCCTCTTCCCGATACCACCCATTTTGGGGATCTGGGTATAGATCTGGCTCGCTCCATCATGTCCTCGCCGATCCTTTCCGCGGGTATCTCCAAGCTTGTACCTGAAAACATGGGCAGGGCCACAGTCTATGGACTTGCCATACATAGCACCGAGGTCTCAGGGGCCACCCTGTTCCTTCCACGAAAAGAGATATTGCCCCTGCAGGATGTGCCCATCGTGGGGCGGATGTCAATGGATGCCGGTGATGAAAAAGTTCGTCAGCTTATCAAGATGATAGCTAAAAGCGAGCGTGGGGGGGCGATACAGGTTACCGCTGCTGCTGAAGATGATCAATCTGAAGGAGTTATCAAGGGGCCGTCAGTTGAAAAAATGGAACGGGTAAAGGCCTTGGGTCAGAGGCTGTATTCTGGCGTAGTGGCTGAAGGGATCACGCCCGATACTCCGCTCATCGTGCTTGTCCCTAACAATTGTGGCAAATCGCTGGGAAATTACGCCACTGGCTGGCGACGGCTTTCTGCCAATATCGTGGTGATCGATGAAATTCCTGACAGGAATGCGCACTTCGTCAATATTGGCCGTAATCGTAATAACATTGTGCCTGTGTCGTTTTACGGGGTGCAGTAATGCACTCTAAAAAAAAATAAATTTGATAAACGTTTTATGAAAATTATTAAATCGTTAGAAGACATATTCGTGCCTGCTCCGGGCCCTGATGAGGTATATGCAACCTCCCTCCTCGATCGGCAGTTCAACTTCAAAGGCTTGAAGAAACTGCTCGGAGCTGCAGACATCAGCAAGGCGGGTGACCGTACCGCAGGGCTTGCAGCCAAAGATGAAATGGAAAGGGAGGCGGCACGCTCAATTCTCTCAGGTCTTTCCCTGCAACATATTTACGACACGCCCCTGACCGATGGCAGCGGACGGGTCGATAGTGTCATGCGTGCCGGATACGAGATCGACCTTGAGCTGTTTCGCACGATCGCGACCATGACCGTAGGCCAACTGAAAGATCATCTCCTTGCTTCGGGCGGCGCGGAGGTTGAGCGGCTGGGTAAGGCATTAACGCCAGTTATGGCGTCTGCTTTAGCCAAAATAATGGATGTGCATGAGCTTGTCTTCATCCCCAGGAAAATTTCCAAGCCCACCAGGGCACGAACGCTTATTGGTCTGCCGGGCTGTCTCTCATTCAGGCTTCAGCCGAATCACCCCAAGGATGATCTCGATGCAATTTCTCTCTTGGTCTATACAGATCTCAGTTTAGGCATGGGAGACTGTCTGATCGGGGTGAATCCCTCTGAGGGCTCGGTGGATAACGTGAGCAGAATTCTTCATCACCTGGATAAACTTCGGCGAGAAACCGAAGCGCCGTCTCAGATCTGTGTTCTGGGGCATGTTAAAACTCAGCTGGCGGCTCTCGACCAGGGGGCGCCTGTGGAAATCCTCTTCCAGAGCTTTGCGGGAACGGAGAGAACACTTACCGAGGAGTTTGATGTCACCGTAGAGTTTATGGATCGGGCGTACGCGATTATGGCGGAGCGTGGTCCTCTTGCGGGTAGAGCAGATCAGTTCATGTACTTTGAGACCGGACAGGGGAGTGAGATGACCTACCGGAAGCATGACGGTATCGACATGACGACCTGCGAAGCTCTCTGTTATGGACTCTGCCGTCGCTACGACCCTTTCATGGTCAATAATGCTACAGGCTTTATTGGCCCGGAAACTCATCTGAACGATTTCGAGTTGATGGTATCTACCCTGCAGGATCATTTTATGGGAAAAATCCTTGGTCTGCCCATGGGGATAAGCCCAAGCTATACCCTGCACTCACAGTCACATCTGGAAGGGCAGCAGATGGCCGTTCAGCTGGCGACAGCCGCAGGTGCGAACTTTTTTATGGATGTTTACTTGGGGGCCGATCGCATGCTGGCCCATTTTGTGAACAGTGGCCATGACGACCAGACCATGCGGGAGATTTACAATCGGAATCCTGCCCCAGAATTTCTCCGATGGGCGGTTGACCGGGGGATCTTCGAGCAGACTCCTGACGGCAGGGTGACGAGGGGGCCGAACTGGGGCAATCCCAGGCTGTTCATTTCCTCAGACGCGGAGTTTCAGCGATTGCGGGAATCCCTTCCCAACGCCCCCGGTTTCGACAACGCAGGTCCTCGTCCCGTCAATGCTGTACAGCGGGTTCTCCGGGCTAACCAGGCTGTAGGGCGAGAGGCTGTGCACAGCGACCTGAGATTTGCCGAATTGGCGTCATTCAACTTTCGAACCTTGTCCACTTTGGCTGTGGCCAAGGTCGATCATCTGAAAAACCCTGAGCTTGGCTCACGGCTCAGCCCTGAATCTGCTGCAACGCTTACCCCAGAGCACCGGGACGTGCAGATTGTCGTAACAGACGGACTCAGCGCAGAGGCGGTTCACCATAATATCTCAGATTTGCTGCCTGTGCTCCAGGATGGTCTGGCCAGTCGGGATTTTACCATGGGGCAGCCCATACTCGTTCCGTATGGGCGGGTAAAACTGGTCGAGGCATTGGGGGAAGCCCTGAAACCGCAGCTGCTGATTCTGCTGGTCGGGGAACGCCCAGGTGGAGATGCCCTGTCATCAAGGAGCCTTTCAGCCTATCTGGCTATCAGGCTTGCCGACAGTTCGTCGCTGCCGGAAGCCATACGCTACAGCGGCAACGCCAGTATCGTATATGAGTACACGCTGATCACCAATATCTATGCTGGAGGGCTTCCTGCGGTTGAGGCGGGAAGTGTCGTCGCGGAAAAAGCGATGGAAATACTCGAACATCAAGCCGCAGGAAATAGACTGGAAGATATTCTCGCACGGCTCGAGGGAGTTAACGAACACCTTTGAAAGCATATACAACGCTGCTGCCGCTGACGCCGTAGCAATCAATCAACACATCAATCCCCCAAAGGAGGAAAGACCATGATGTACCCTGTCAAACATTTCAAGAAGGCCATGTGCACTCTGGTGGCCCTGTCGATGTTCGCGCTGACTGGCCCAGCTGGCGTGGAAGCCGGTTCCGTAAAAATGAAATTTTCTCATCAGAACAACGTCTATGATGCTGATCAGTTACTGGCCGAGACCTTCAAGCAGCTGCTGGAAGAGCGAACCGACGGTGGGATTAAAGTCGCTATTTATCCGGGAACCCTGACCACCAGCGAAGAAGAGGCGATGGAATTCGTCAAATCCGGAACTGTCGATGTTGATACCAACTCAGCCGGACACCTTGCAGGATTTTATAAAGATATTCAATTTCTGCAGCTGCCCTACCTATTCAAAAGTCCAGCCCATTATAAAGTGGCCAGGCAGTCAGGGGTTATCAAAGAGATACTCGCTGAGCTTGAAAAGGCAACGGGGTTGATTGCTCTCGGTATCTATTCAGACTGTAACGGTTTTGCCATTGCCAGCACCAAGCCGATTAAGAGCATCCAGGATGCGAAGGGAACAAAACTGCGTTGTATGCAGAATCCTCTCTTTGTGGATATCTACAGCGAGTTCGGGTTTACCGTTACCCCCACAGACTGGGGTGAACTCTACACTTCCCTGCAGACTGGCCTGGTGGAGGCAGACGACCTCGGCGTGTATTGTAACAACATCTTCAAGATGAGTGAGGTGGTAAGTAATTATGCAATCCTCCGTCAGATGTGGACGCAGAAAGTCGTCTTCATCTCTCCAAAGACCTGGGCCAAGCTCTCTGGAGAACAACAGGAGCTGGTACGCTCCGTAGCCAATGATGCGATTGAACTCACCGATGCATGGCAATACGCTCGGGAGCAGGAGGCCATCGAAAAGGTACAAGCTGCAGGCGGTACCGTGACATATCCGGATACTGCCCCGTTTAAAGCGGCTTCTGAGAAAGTTTACGAAAAGTGGTTTGCGAGTAATCCGCACTGGAAAGCCTGGTACGATCAGATCCAGTTTCTTGATCCTGATGCGAGAATGCCAAAAGCATACGAAATCAAATAGTTGATATCATGTAGCAAGCATACTGGTCCTCTCAGGACTTTTGGCTTGGGCAGGGCCGGTATGAATTGCTCATCGGTGAACCCGGTGGAGTTTGCTGGAAAAAGTTGCCAAGGAAAGAGGGTGAAATGGAAGATATCGAGGTAAAACCTCATACAACTGCAGGAGTAATGGCCCAGACTGTTCGAGTGACGAAAGTCGTTACCTGTACATACATTTCAGTTCTGCTGGTTGGAATGGGGCTGGTGCTAGGGGCAAGCATTCTCCTTCGGTTCTTCTTCGACCAACCCGTAGCCTGGTCCAACACCATAACACGGTATGCCTACATCCATATTGTTCTGCTGGGGGCAGCTGTCTCCTACATGGA of the Desulfosediminicola ganghwensis genome contains:
- a CDS encoding ethanolamine ammonia-lyase reactivating factor EutA; translation: MSSREKEFHKNGVVTMVGLDFGSTTSSAMVAHARVGRNSVTGRMAFGHPDIIYRSEPVFTPFENDRIDEIALRGYLDRWLQASGIRIDELFSGGAIITGLATEKANAGRIAELVKERVGEAIIATASDPCLESWLAFMGSCSTLSRCHSERAIINLDIGGGTTNPALGVNGNVLAAGCYFIGARHFQFEPGTYRLTSISAYGRVLLDHLGISRIVGDDLKIPERDAILEFYRIMLEAIVRGTDKLLESHAARLHTQIPLPTKELSRKPVITFSGGVGELIYRHALGQPLPDTTHFGDLGIDLARSIMSSPILSAGISKLVPENMGRATVYGLAIHSTEVSGATLFLPRKEILPLQDVPIVGRMSMDAGDEKVRQLIKMIAKSERGGAIQVTAAAEDDQSEGVIKGPSVEKMERVKALGQRLYSGVVAEGITPDTPLIVLVPNNCGKSLGNYATGWRRLSANIVVIDEIPDRNAHFVNIGRNRNNIVPVSFYGVQ
- a CDS encoding TRAP transporter substrate-binding protein encodes the protein MMYPVKHFKKAMCTLVALSMFALTGPAGVEAGSVKMKFSHQNNVYDADQLLAETFKQLLEERTDGGIKVAIYPGTLTTSEEEAMEFVKSGTVDVDTNSAGHLAGFYKDIQFLQLPYLFKSPAHYKVARQSGVIKEILAELEKATGLIALGIYSDCNGFAIASTKPIKSIQDAKGTKLRCMQNPLFVDIYSEFGFTVTPTDWGELYTSLQTGLVEADDLGVYCNNIFKMSEVVSNYAILRQMWTQKVVFISPKTWAKLSGEQQELVRSVANDAIELTDAWQYAREQEAIEKVQAAGGTVTYPDTAPFKAASEKVYEKWFASNPHWKAWYDQIQFLDPDARMPKAYEIK
- the eutB gene encoding ethanolamine ammonia-lyase subunit EutB: MKIIKSLEDIFVPAPGPDEVYATSLLDRQFNFKGLKKLLGAADISKAGDRTAGLAAKDEMEREAARSILSGLSLQHIYDTPLTDGSGRVDSVMRAGYEIDLELFRTIATMTVGQLKDHLLASGGAEVERLGKALTPVMASALAKIMDVHELVFIPRKISKPTRARTLIGLPGCLSFRLQPNHPKDDLDAISLLVYTDLSLGMGDCLIGVNPSEGSVDNVSRILHHLDKLRRETEAPSQICVLGHVKTQLAALDQGAPVEILFQSFAGTERTLTEEFDVTVEFMDRAYAIMAERGPLAGRADQFMYFETGQGSEMTYRKHDGIDMTTCEALCYGLCRRYDPFMVNNATGFIGPETHLNDFELMVSTLQDHFMGKILGLPMGISPSYTLHSQSHLEGQQMAVQLATAAGANFFMDVYLGADRMLAHFVNSGHDDQTMREIYNRNPAPEFLRWAVDRGIFEQTPDGRVTRGPNWGNPRLFISSDAEFQRLRESLPNAPGFDNAGPRPVNAVQRVLRANQAVGREAVHSDLRFAELASFNFRTLSTLAVAKVDHLKNPELGSRLSPESAATLTPEHRDVQIVVTDGLSAEAVHHNISDLLPVLQDGLASRDFTMGQPILVPYGRVKLVEALGEALKPQLLILLVGERPGGDALSSRSLSAYLAIRLADSSSLPEAIRYSGNASIVYEYTLITNIYAGGLPAVEAGSVVAEKAMEILEHQAAGNRLEDILARLEGVNEHL
- a CDS encoding GntR family transcriptional regulator, producing the protein MTSTKQRTYEGLKYRIITQQLAPGELLKDKDIMERYGIGRTPLREVFLELQNEGLIKRIPRSGTWVAPMDFKFLKQITEIRIGLEGIAGELAAERITEEELHALTGILENVAALEIENGVDGEALLKHESDFHNVIYSSTGNPQLEKLLRNYQSVGARFWHYLVFSKEQMFDQFKSQRLLLDALKKRDKKTSRRIAEEHIRSYMGIIEERIDLR